One Dermacentor silvarum isolate Dsil-2018 chromosome 10, BIME_Dsil_1.4, whole genome shotgun sequence genomic window carries:
- the LOC119431744 gene encoding uncharacterized protein K02A2.6-like, protein MEPVDAASDEEMGESDVGNLWSLEGGSSNTAVLQSDAVNVLEPKVLPICATVLVEGQSLHMEVYTGAVYSVIGEAEFTRLFPGMVLENSDLKLRGYFGDQSVVGGKATVVAKFGGKHARLPLFVVKSGTRALLGRNWAKAFGMPLDSLLNVHLVDDLKDMISRFPDVFSEGLGNFAGVKAKIRVPEDVKPRFFRPRPVPFASKDMVAQELQRLQREGILRPVRTAEWAAPLVPVLKKDGKIRLCGDFKVTVNRAAGIEMYPVPRVEEIWAQLAGGVMFSKLDLRDATSKWSWMRCRRNW, encoded by the coding sequence ATGGAACCGGTAGACGCGGCATCCGACGAAGAAATGGGAGAGTCAGACGTTGGCAATTTGTGGTCGCTAGAGGGCGGTTCGTCGAATACCGCTGTTCTACAGTCTGACGCTGTGAATGTTCTGGAGCCGAAGGTGCTCCCTATTTGTGCCACGGTACTCGTGGAAGGTCAGTCGCTACATATGGAAGTTTATACGGGGGCCGTCTACTCGGTGATTGGCGAAGCGGAGTTCACGAGGCTGTTTCCAGGGATGGTGCTAGAAAATTCCGATCTCAAGCTGAGAGGTTACTTCGGCGATCAATCCGTGGTCGGAGGGAAAGCGACAGTGGTGGCCAAATTTGGAGGAAAGCACGCTCGACTACCATTGTTCGTCGTCAAGAGCGGTACGCGAGCCCTGCTAGGAAGGAACTGGGCGAAAGCTTTTGGTATGCCGCTCGACAGTCTGCTGAACGTGCACTTGGTCGATGACCTGAAGGACATGATAAGCCGATTTCCTGATGTGTTTTCAGAAGGTCTCGGTAACTTTGCAGGAGTGAAGGCCAAGATAAGAGTGCCAGAGGACGTGAAACCACGTTTCTTCAGGCCGAGACCAGTACCATTTGCTTCGAAGGACATGGTGGCGCAGGAACTACAGCGGTTGCAGCGAGAAGGTATCCTCAGGCCAGTGCGGACCGCGGAATGGGCAGCACCGTTGGTTCCAGTTTTGAAGAAGGATGGAAAAATCCGATTGTGCGGGGACTTCAAGGTCACGGTAAACCGGGCAGCAGGTATCGAGATGTACCCAGTGCCACGGGTCGAAGAAATctgggcacagctggcgggagGCGTGATGTTCTCCAAGTTGGATCTTCGGGATGCTACCAGCAAGTGGAGTTGGATGAGGTGTCGAAGAAATTGGTGA